A window of the Pseudomonas fluorescens genome harbors these coding sequences:
- a CDS encoding hybrid sensor histidine kinase/response regulator: MRYLLMLLFCLPLLASAVEFDEFTQSLPLGRSLQVFEDPSGQASIADVRAQAAAGNFKPHDKATLNAGYSRSAFWLKIDLHYRPTNPSAQRSWLLELAYPPLDHLDLYLPDAAGDYRLVRQTGDALPFASREIRQNNYLFDLAFKPDQQRTVYLRLSSEGSIQAPVTLWSSTAYLEDQPVRLYVLGIIYGVLLGMLVYNLFIYLSVRDTSYLYYIFYIASFGLYQLSVNGAAVEYFWPDNPWWANAATPFFIGCAGLFGSQFARSFLQTKNHSRWLDRLLMALIAFGAVVIGLSLMTSYGLALRLATTLALTFTVVIFAAGILAWWRGLRVARYFIIAWSAFLIGGIVNTMMVLGLLPNVFLTMYASQIGSAIEVALLSLALADRINAMREQQAQTLFDAGQKLEVLNQQLAHSNKLKDEFLATLTHELRTPMNGVIGSLELMQTVELDPELEQYQQTAAGSARDMMRMVNGILTLTELQAGKLKATPGSFSLRGVIEALRIQFDGNASSKSLDFKVDVLPTLPDRLHGDSAKLAQCLECLLDNAIKFTRVGGLALRVTGKPSTDNRLALSFAVIDTGIGFTDLGEATLYQRFFQLDGSMTREYGGLGVGLAICRQLVELLGGKLTHRSEPGRGSRFQLDVEFELPEAEAVPAFSRDTVRAPQDCTVLLVDDNSVNQLVMRGMLLKLGFRVRTADHGAAALDCLQRERFDAVLIDCQLPPLDGASLCCQIRDLPGCAHLPVFMIALGADREHCASGGSIDYLSKPVKFEDLQVAMQRRVLSC; encoded by the coding sequence ATGCGCTATTTGTTGATGTTGCTGTTCTGCTTGCCCCTCCTGGCAAGCGCCGTCGAGTTCGACGAGTTCACCCAGAGCCTCCCGCTGGGTCGATCCCTGCAAGTGTTCGAAGACCCGAGCGGTCAGGCGAGCATTGCCGACGTCCGCGCGCAAGCCGCCGCCGGAAACTTCAAACCCCATGACAAAGCCACGCTCAATGCCGGTTATTCGCGCTCGGCGTTCTGGCTGAAGATCGACCTGCATTACCGCCCGACCAATCCGTCGGCGCAGCGCAGCTGGTTGCTGGAGCTGGCGTATCCGCCGCTTGATCATCTTGATCTGTATCTGCCCGATGCTGCCGGTGACTACCGTCTGGTGCGGCAGACCGGGGACGCTTTGCCGTTCGCCAGTCGCGAGATCCGCCAGAACAATTACCTGTTCGACCTGGCGTTCAAACCGGATCAGCAACGAACCGTTTATCTGCGGTTGTCCAGCGAAGGCTCGATCCAGGCACCGGTGACGTTGTGGTCGAGCACCGCGTACCTCGAAGACCAGCCCGTGCGCCTGTATGTGCTGGGGATCATTTATGGCGTGCTGCTGGGGATGCTGGTCTACAACCTGTTCATCTACCTCAGCGTGCGCGACACCAGTTACCTCTATTACATCTTCTATATCGCCTCGTTCGGCCTTTATCAGCTGTCGGTCAACGGCGCGGCGGTCGAGTATTTCTGGCCGGACAACCCGTGGTGGGCCAACGCCGCCACGCCGTTCTTCATCGGTTGCGCGGGGCTGTTCGGCAGCCAGTTCGCCCGCAGTTTCCTGCAGACGAAGAACCACAGCCGCTGGCTCGATCGCTTGTTGATGGCCCTGATCGCTTTCGGTGCCGTAGTGATCGGTCTGTCGTTGATGACCAGTTATGGTTTGGCCCTGCGTCTGGCGACGACCCTGGCCCTGACCTTTACCGTGGTGATCTTCGCCGCCGGGATCCTGGCCTGGTGGCGCGGCCTGCGGGTGGCGCGTTATTTCATCATTGCCTGGTCGGCGTTCCTGATCGGCGGCATCGTCAACACCATGATGGTGCTGGGTCTGCTGCCGAATGTGTTCCTGACCATGTACGCCAGCCAGATCGGTTCGGCCATCGAAGTGGCGCTGCTGTCGCTGGCGCTGGCCGATCGCATCAACGCGATGCGTGAGCAACAGGCGCAGACCCTGTTCGACGCCGGCCAGAAGCTCGAAGTGCTGAACCAGCAACTGGCCCACAGCAACAAGCTCAAGGACGAATTCCTCGCGACCCTGACCCACGAATTGCGCACGCCGATGAATGGCGTGATCGGCTCGCTCGAGTTGATGCAGACCGTCGAGCTCGATCCGGAACTGGAGCAATACCAGCAGACCGCCGCCGGTTCGGCCCGGGACATGATGCGCATGGTCAACGGCATCCTGACCCTGACCGAATTGCAGGCCGGCAAGCTCAAGGCCACGCCGGGCAGTTTCAGCCTGCGCGGGGTGATCGAGGCGTTGCGGATTCAGTTCGATGGCAACGCTTCGAGCAAGTCGCTGGACTTCAAGGTCGATGTGCTGCCTACCCTGCCGGATCGCCTGCACGGCGACAGCGCCAAACTCGCGCAATGCCTGGAATGCCTGCTGGACAACGCGATCAAGTTCACCCGCGTCGGCGGTCTGGCATTGCGGGTGACGGGCAAGCCATCGACGGACAATCGCCTGGCGCTGTCCTTCGCCGTGATCGACACCGGCATCGGTTTTACCGATCTGGGCGAGGCGACGCTGTACCAGCGGTTCTTCCAGCTCGACGGTTCGATGACCCGCGAATACGGCGGGCTGGGCGTCGGTCTGGCGATCTGCCGTCAATTGGTGGAACTGCTCGGCGGCAAGCTCACGCACCGCTCCGAACCGGGGCGCGGCAGCCGTTTTCAGCTGGATGTCGAGTTTGAGTTGCCGGAAGCGGAAGCCGTGCCCGCGTTCAGCCGCGACACCGTGCGCGCGCCGCAGGATTGCACCGTGCTGCTGGTGGACGACAACAGCGTCAACCAATTGGTGATGCGCGGCATGTTGCTCAAGCTCGGTTTCCGGGTGCGCACCGCCGACCACGGCGCGGCGGCGCTCGATTGTTTACAGCGCGAGCGCTTCGATGCGGTGCTGATCGATTGCCAGCTACCGCCGCTCGACGGGGCATCGCTGTGTTGCCAGATTCGTGACCTGCCGGGATGCGCCCATCTGCCGGTATTCATGATCGCGCTGGGGGCGGATCGAGAGCATTGCGCGTCGGGTGGCTCGATCGACTATCTGAGCAAACCGGTGAAATTCGAAGATTTGCAGGTTGCGATGCAGCGACGGGTGTTGAGTTGCTGA
- a CDS encoding hydroxymethylpyrimidine/phosphomethylpyrimidine kinase, giving the protein MNIYSSRPVVLCLSGHDPSGGAGLQADIEALLAQGCHAAPAVTALTVQDTVNVTDFRVLDREWVLAQANAVLNDSEVAAVKLGMLGSLEMVDTVVELLQARPHLPVVCDPVLRAGGGGRLGKDEVGYAMRERLLPLSIIATPNLPEARILAELPEGTADECAEKLLPYIKNLLITGGHGDETEIHNRLYSRDGLRETFKCQRLPGSYHGSGCTLASTLAGRLAQGENLASAVRTALDYTWRTLRDAEQLGKGQFVPRRLPLDFCS; this is encoded by the coding sequence ATGAATATCTACAGCTCACGCCCCGTTGTCCTCTGTCTCTCCGGCCACGACCCCAGTGGTGGCGCCGGCCTGCAGGCAGATATCGAAGCCCTGCTCGCTCAGGGTTGCCATGCGGCTCCGGCCGTCACCGCCCTGACCGTGCAAGACACGGTCAACGTCACTGACTTTCGCGTCCTCGACCGTGAGTGGGTACTGGCCCAGGCCAATGCCGTGCTCAACGACTCCGAAGTCGCGGCGGTGAAACTGGGCATGCTCGGTTCCCTGGAAATGGTCGACACCGTTGTCGAACTGCTTCAGGCGCGCCCGCACCTGCCAGTGGTCTGCGACCCGGTGCTGCGCGCCGGCGGCGGCGGACGCCTGGGCAAGGACGAAGTCGGCTACGCCATGCGCGAACGCCTGCTGCCGCTGTCGATCATCGCCACCCCCAACCTTCCCGAAGCCCGGATCCTCGCCGAACTGCCGGAAGGCACCGCGGACGAGTGCGCTGAAAAACTGTTGCCGTACATCAAGAACCTGCTGATCACCGGCGGTCACGGCGACGAAACCGAAATCCACAATCGCCTGTACAGCCGTGACGGCCTGCGCGAAACCTTCAAGTGCCAGCGTCTGCCGGGCAGCTATCACGGCTCCGGCTGCACGTTGGCCAGCACCCTCGCCGGCCGCCTGGCTCAGGGCGAAAACCTGGCCAGCGCCGTGCGTACCGCGCTGGATTACACCTGGCGCACCTTGCGCGATGCCGAACAGCTGGGCAAAGGCCAGTTCGTGCCGCGTCGCCTGCCGCTGGATTTCTGTTCCTGA
- the thiE gene encoding thiamine phosphate synthase, which translates to MKLRGLYAITDSQLLAGKFLSYVEAALEGGVTLLQYRDKSSDEARRLREAEALRDLCERYKTQLIINDDAELAARLNVGVHLGQTDGPLSPTRALLGSKAIIGSTCHAQLELAEQAAKEGASYVAFGRFFNSNTKPGAPSCSLDLLDEAKRTLHLPICAIGGITLDNAAPLVAHGVDLLAVVHGLFGADSTAEVTRRARAFNELLKV; encoded by the coding sequence ATGAAACTACGTGGCCTGTATGCCATCACCGACAGCCAGTTGCTGGCCGGCAAGTTTCTGTCCTACGTGGAGGCGGCGCTGGAAGGCGGCGTCACCCTGCTGCAATACCGCGACAAGAGCAGCGACGAGGCCCGCCGTCTGCGTGAGGCCGAAGCCCTGCGCGATCTGTGCGAACGCTACAAGACGCAACTGATCATCAACGATGACGCCGAACTGGCCGCGCGCCTGAACGTCGGCGTGCATCTGGGCCAGACCGACGGCCCGCTGTCGCCGACCCGCGCCCTGCTCGGTTCGAAAGCGATCATCGGTTCGACCTGCCACGCGCAACTCGAACTGGCCGAACAGGCCGCCAAAGAAGGCGCGAGTTACGTCGCCTTCGGTCGCTTCTTCAATTCAAACACCAAACCTGGTGCACCGAGTTGCAGCCTCGATCTGCTCGACGAGGCCAAACGCACCCTGCACCTGCCGATCTGCGCGATCGGCGGCATCACCCTCGACAACGCTGCGCCACTGGTGGCCCACGGTGTCGATCTGCTGGCTGTGGTCCATGGCCTGTTCGGCGCCGACAGCACC
- a CDS encoding acyl-CoA dehydrogenase family protein, with protein MNLHQFAETHEVTNQPPSLDGTNLYRIDLPLQEWSRRFGAGWAESRIDAYGALAGGPLMAAGFLANQNKPVFASHDRYGHRIDLVEFHPAYHELMRTAIEHGLTSLPWAHPQDGAHVARASMSYLHSQAEAGSGCPLTMTFASVPAMRLQPNLAEQWLPKILATEYDPRNVGMAHKAGVTIGMAMTEKQGGTDVRANTTKAYPVGASGPGQAYELVGHKWFCSAPMCDAFLTLAQTDKGLTCFLLPRHRPDDTRNQFYIQRLKNKLGNQSNASSEVEFRGALAWMVGEEGRGVPTIIEMVAMTRFDCMVGSSSLMRQALTQASHHCAHRKVGGKLLSEQPLMQNVLADLALESEAALALSLRMGRALDHLDDRHEAQFARLVTAVGKYWICKRAPGMINEAAECMGGAGYVEESILPRLYREAPVNSTWEGSGNVQCLDVLRALSKEPGVLDVLFSELGDGHGDKRLAAHIQQLQAQFKDTSDIQYRARQLTEDIALGLQANLLLEAGNSAVSDAFIASRLSGGGRAYGALPRGLDVEAIVARSTPQGF; from the coding sequence ATGAACCTGCATCAGTTCGCCGAAACCCACGAAGTCACCAACCAGCCACCGTCGCTGGACGGCACCAACCTGTACCGCATCGACCTGCCGTTACAGGAGTGGTCGCGGCGGTTCGGCGCCGGCTGGGCCGAGTCGCGGATCGACGCCTACGGCGCGCTGGCCGGCGGGCCGCTGATGGCGGCCGGGTTCCTCGCCAACCAGAACAAACCGGTGTTCGCCAGCCATGACCGCTATGGTCATCGCATCGACCTGGTGGAGTTTCATCCGGCGTATCACGAGCTGATGCGCACCGCCATTGAACATGGCCTGACGTCGTTGCCCTGGGCTCATCCACAGGACGGCGCCCATGTTGCCCGCGCCTCCATGAGCTATCTGCACAGTCAAGCCGAGGCGGGCAGCGGTTGCCCGCTGACCATGACTTTCGCCAGTGTCCCCGCGATGCGTTTGCAGCCGAATCTGGCCGAACAATGGCTGCCGAAAATCCTCGCCACCGAATACGACCCGCGCAATGTCGGCATGGCCCACAAGGCTGGCGTGACCATCGGCATGGCGATGACCGAGAAACAGGGCGGCACCGACGTGCGCGCCAACACCACCAAGGCTTATCCGGTCGGCGCGAGCGGCCCGGGTCAGGCTTATGAACTGGTGGGGCACAAGTGGTTCTGTTCGGCGCCGATGTGCGATGCATTCCTCACGCTGGCGCAGACCGACAAGGGCCTGACCTGTTTCCTGCTGCCGCGCCATCGCCCGGACGACACGCGCAATCAGTTCTATATCCAGCGCCTGAAAAACAAGCTCGGCAACCAGTCCAACGCCTCCAGCGAAGTGGAGTTCCGTGGCGCGCTGGCTTGGATGGTTGGTGAAGAAGGGCGCGGCGTACCGACGATCATCGAGATGGTGGCGATGACCCGTTTCGATTGCATGGTTGGCTCCAGCTCGCTGATGCGTCAGGCGCTGACCCAGGCCAGCCATCACTGCGCCCATCGCAAGGTCGGCGGCAAACTGCTCAGCGAACAACCGCTGATGCAGAACGTGCTGGCCGATCTGGCACTGGAAAGCGAAGCCGCGCTGGCACTGAGCCTGCGCATGGGCAGGGCGCTGGATCATCTCGATGACCGCCATGAAGCGCAGTTCGCCCGACTGGTGACGGCGGTGGGCAAGTACTGGATCTGCAAACGCGCGCCGGGAATGATCAACGAAGCCGCCGAATGCATGGGCGGCGCCGGGTATGTAGAGGAGAGCATCCTGCCGCGTCTGTACCGCGAGGCGCCGGTGAACTCGACGTGGGAAGGCTCCGGCAACGTGCAATGCCTCGACGTACTACGTGCCTTGTCGAAAGAGCCGGGCGTGCTCGATGTGCTGTTCAGCGAGTTGGGCGACGGTCATGGCGACAAGCGACTGGCCGCGCACATCCAGCAATTGCAGGCGCAGTTCAAGGACACCAGTGACATTCAGTATCGCGCTCGGCAACTGACTGAAGACATTGCTCTGGGGCTGCAAGCGAATCTGTTGCTGGAAGCCGGGAATTCGGCGGTGAGCGATGCCTTTATCGCCAGTCGCCTGAGCGGTGGCGGCCGGGCCTACGGCGCGTTGCCGCGCGGGCTGGATGTTGAGGCCATCGTCGCCCG